The following nucleotide sequence is from Aquarana catesbeiana isolate 2022-GZ linkage group LG08, ASM4218655v1, whole genome shotgun sequence.
TGTCGAGAAATGCCCCCTATCGAAAAATGCCCGGAcggaactgcgcatgtgccgcgcatgcgcagaacggaccCTCAGAACAGCTGAATTTACTGTTTTACTGAATTTACAGCTGTTATCTCCCATTGCTGAGGCACGTTCATGTAGGAGAGCAGTGGATATTTACATGAAAGGGGCGGATGtttacatgaagggggcggatattTACAGGATGGGCAGTGCTGGGGGCGGAATTTTTATCGCTGCCCAAACAAATTTACTAAAGAAATCTTTAATATAGAAAAAGCCACCCTTCAATTGACTTAACACGCCCCGCAAGCGTTCAAAAAAAATAGCAGATAAAGATTTCTTTTGCAGATTTCTTTGGCCATCCATAAAAATTCCGCGctccagcactgcccatcattgaaaAATCTGACCCCTTCTTGTAAACATCCGCCCctcagatatatatatagtgtagcgctatgtgtatgggtagATCGAGGTGAGATGTTAAAatcgagccatctagcaatggccagaaaacaaacaaaaattaatttaaaaaggtgaattaaaaaagggtttagttgcacaaatacaaagtcatatatagagcataatagaatacacctgtgaaagagtgaaaacacaaacacaatataaatcaaccttaaataaagtccatgtaaataaaatgtgtccttgatggaaatcaaaaaaagccaccaccaacggtctctgagggtaagttgatgagggcagcaacagggtgttactggtgggtgagacggaggaacaccaaatccaatgtgacgtctatgtatgtgtcagaaccaccaccataacatctgaggaggcttaccggacgtagaggacttggaaagacatacgtcttgcaagtcacaaaaagcttgtttagccaccggggctagcagggtgaaaacatcaggtatccaaaacttcaagtatccaaaacttcaataagtgaggagggaagatctgtaggcagcttcaaccgtccagaggtatcagcaaaccatccggatgtataattggaaccatgagagaaagaagactcacatggcgtgatatcgttttaaaaggcatgcatttattaaaacattaaaagaaaagcactcacatggtatacgatcataaacagcttaaatgatattggacgcggtgatcataggagggtggacctcctatgatcaccgcgtccgatatcatttaagctgtttatgatcgtataccatgtgagtgcttttcttttaatgttttaataaatgcatgccttttaaaacgatatcacgccatgtgagtcttctttctctcatggttccaattatacatccggatggtttgctgatacctctggacggttgaagctgcctacagatcttccctcctcacttattgaagttttggatacttgaagttttggatacctgatgttttcaccctgctagccccggtggctaaacaagctttttgtgacttgcaagacgtatgtctttccaagtcctctacgtccggtaagcctcctcagatgttatggtggtggttctgacacatacatagacgtcacattggatcattggatttggtgttcctccgtctcacccaccagtaacaccctgttgctgccctcatcaacttaccctcagagaccgttggtggtggctttttttgatttccatcaaggacacattttatttacatggactttatttaaggttgatttatattgtgtttgtgttttcactctttcacaggtgtattctattatgctctatatatgactttgtatttgtgcaactaaacccttttttaattcacctttttaaattaatttttgtttgttttctggccattgctagatggctcgatTTTAACATCTCACCTCGATctacccatacacatagcgctacactatatatatatctgttgaattttttacttctttgtcttagaggtgtgttagctgcttactgtattatatattttttagcatctctgtagcagcgctgtacttatcccttATCTGTTTCAAAcatccgcccctcacctacatgaacgtgtCTTGGCCACGCGAGACAACAGCTGATGGTAAACTCAGCAGTTCTGCGGCTCTGTGCGGCGCATGCGCGCTTCATCCCGGACACTATGCGatagggggcacttctcgacagaacactggcTCCAGTCACATGAGATCTTGGGTGTTTTCCCTCCATGTGTTCCCCCAATGGGGGTCACATTCTTAATGACGTGGTGCTGGTCTTTGCTCCTGTGATTCCAAGCCAGTGTGATGATGCGCCCCCCCCAGGGATTGGATCCCTGGCCACCTGGATTCACAAGAAACGGGCATGTGATCTCTTCTGAAAAAGGCAGCACAGTAGAACTGATTTCCTTTGCTGCAGGTCAGTAGCACTTACAGATGTCCCTCCCCCAATCTGTGATTGGAcagttaaagcccaacttcaggaaaCTTAAAAATGTTCCCTTGCAGGAGGATTGCACCCTCACTGCAAGGGTCAAGGGGACAGAGTAAAGAAGATTTACTAACCCAATACCCAGCCCATAACTGTGCACTGGATGTGATGACCCTAAGGGACAGTCCATCGCTAAAGTGTGGGGGATTGCCATCTGCTGGGGGGAGTGGAGGAAGGCAAGTAAATGTGCTTCTCTTCTTCCCTAGGGTGAAGAGCGGAttaatataaaagttgaggttaaagaggaagaagtgGAGATGTATGTGGGGGATGATCAGCCGTCCACAGAGGAGGTTGGGATGATTATGAAAAGTGTACAGGATGGAAATTCTCCACATATCGACACAAGTAAGTATAGGCACTATGGAAGAATCAGGTCACAGTCTCATTTTACTTCAGAGTATAAAGATTCTAGTTTAAGAAAAAATGTTAGATAATTCTCAGATCTTCACATCAGCTGATCTCACATACTCACAGTATAGCACGGCCCTGGTCCTACATACAACAAGGGATACATTATTAGTCTTAATCCCCTCTATTTGTTTACAGAGATCTCCAGACTGGGGCAGCAATCCTTCAATTGTTTGCCCATACAATAAAAATTTGACTAACTTGACTGTGTATGAGGACCAACAAAAACATTTTACCTTTTTACTGccacccttttttttcttctacctTACTCCCCACAAGGTGGAACTGCTATCCATCTTTGCCCCACCTCAGTCCCTTCCTCTTTACGGGTAGGAGAAGGCCGGGGCTCCACTCCCTTTTCAGTGCCTGGGGATTCTCAGTACTGGATAGGGAATTACCCCCTTGGTGGACCGTCTTGGGCAGGCGTGGCTCCCTTTCTAGTAGCAGTAAGGGACCATTCCTGCTGGGAACGGGCCAGGTGCCATATCTGGGTGGGATAATTTCACAGCAGATCCTGGTTCAGGGGCGACTGTGAGCAATTTGCAATATAATTTGTACCCACATCCATTCCCCTCATTTCTTTTTGATACAACAAGAAATCCTCAGACAACACTGGCCTTAAGCACATGGGAGGCCTGGGGGTGGTAAAAAAGGCGGTCCTACCTCTGAGTATATGCCCTGCATCTAGGAGGTTTGACACTAGGCAAAATCAAGGGCAGCGCTTTACTTAGTATCTATATCTCTGTTACACACTGACCTGCTAAGGTTTGGGGGATGGTTTATAAATACAGGAACATTTTGAACGTAACAAGTATGACGAAAATACTGTACTCCATATAAACAGTTCAtctctatttctttttttaacatcatgttcccaacaaatgaggaaaaGATACTGTAcaacatatgaaaggtccatctccattcctcaatataatgtcatgttcccaacaaatgaggaggagatactgtacagcatatgaaaggtccatctccattcctcaatataatgtcatgttcccaacaaatgaggttgagatactgtacaccatatgaaaggtccatctccattcctcagtaTAATGTCATGATTCCACAAAATGATGTGGCATCTCTGTTATTTCCTATAGTTGTACTTTATGCACAGAGCAATGTTACCCGGTGTTCATAattgttttttggtgttttgtATCTGTTATTTTAATGTTACAATTTTATACCCAATTCCATGTCagagctctgtgaatctgttgactgCTGAACGAACATACTTGACTCTTTTATTACTGACATTTTTAGAAAAGTGTTCACGTTGGAGTCCATATATTATCTGCAAATTTGTTATTAAAAAACTAGACAAATCCAATATTTTTTTCAAATCACTAACATGTTTTGGCTATGAAGCCATAGTTGCAGCCGGCTATTGAACATTTAAGAATTTGCAGATGATATATGGACTCCGGTATAAACACTTTTCTGATAGATTTTGGTGGTTGAACAGGAGCTCAGCTGTGAGATCAGCATTTCCACTTATTCACTCGTACGAAGGTAAAGCTAAAACTCCAGTCATTTGTGAACTactgaaatgttttccttttttcttcccatcagatggatgtgatgtcaggaattcctcggagagacatcttctattatctgctgattgtaagtcagaagataatgtcatcacacaggatcctccaggaggaaatccaaatacacaaaatatacatcacagaccttcctgtccggagacatcaatggatccctctgatcagggggaatcttctcatcaatcacatactaggattgtaaatatccatgtaagatctcacactgcagatcgatcaacagatccttctaatcccgaggaatcttcctcaccccatgaaggagatcaccgaggtgacaatctagtctcatgttcagagtgtgggaaatgtttcactcaaaaAGGAGCACTTactagacaccagagaattcacacgggtgagcgtccttattcatgttcagagtgtggaatATCTTTCACTCTGAAAGGAAACCTGgtgaaacaccagagaattcacacgaaTGAGCgaccttattcatgttcagagtgcgggaaatctttaaCTCGGAAAGGAAATCTTATTAAGCATcaaagaattcacacgggtgagcgtccttattcatgttcagagtgtggaatATCTTTCACTCTGAAAGAAAACCTTgtgaaacaccagagaattcacacgaatgagcgtccttattcatgttcagagtgcgggaaatcttttactcAAAAAGTAGCCCTTGttgaacaccagacaggtcatacGGGtcagcgtccttattcatgttcagagtgctggAAGTCTTTCACTCGGAAAGAAAAACTTCTTCAGCATCAAagagttcacacgggtgagcgccctTATTCATGTGTAGAGTGTGGAATATCTTTCACTCTGAAAGGAAACCTTgtgaaacaccagagaattcacacgaatgagcgtccctattcatgttcagagtgtggaaaatcATTCAATCAAAAAGTAGCtcttgttagacaccagagaattcacattgGTGAGCGCCCTTATTCAAGTTCATAGTGTGAAAAATCTTACAACAAGAAAGATCATCTTGTTAAACACTAGAGAAGTCGCACAAGTGACtgcccctattcatgttcagagtgcgggaaatcttacaTTTGTAAAGAAGACCTTATTGGACACCAGATAATTCACACTGGTGAGtgtcccttttcatgttcagagtgcgggaaatctttcactcggaaAGGACAACTTGTGAAAAACCAGAGAAGTCACACTATGCTCTAAGTGCGGGAGTGAGTCAGCCTCATTTCTCCAGCCTGTCAGTGTCCTTCCCCCTGTGGTCATACGGCTGGGTACAAGGTCCCTCCTCTTAATGCCACATGTAATGTGCAAACTTTTTTttatggttggtcctggaaacccCGGATCTCAAAGGGGATCTATCTTCTATGGTCCATGTCACGACTGTCGGTTCAAAAGCCCAAGGGGGAATCTCCGCACACgaaagtctccagagcatggatggttcccaaaaagatagatagaatGCCAATAGTGcaacaggagtggattcggatgccagtgacacAGAATCaagcaggctctgagatccttaatggacgatggttagACGACAAACgtttgatgcccctgttgaagtccatgtggacgaaacgcgtcggaagagccttactcttccctacacttgatgtTACTGTTTTAtacgtgatcacgctttttatatcgcttgttgattattggttatattcaataaaatacgtcatttgatctgcactattggcgttctatctatctttttgggaaccatccatgctctggagactttcGTGTGGCGGAGATTCCCCCCTTGGGCTTTCGAAccgacagtcgtgacgtggaccatagaagaTAGATCCCCTTTGAGATCCGgggtttccaggaccaaccatcgtccattaaggatctcagagcctgcgtgattcggtgtcactggcatccgaatccactcctgttggtaagcgtattccatctatttacATTCCATGACCGTATAACCTATGATATCAGGAGAAGATTCCCACACCAGTTCAACATTTATActcagcctatgtttgggacttttttgtgttttatttatagCTATATATTGGGACATTACTATATCTCACCCAATACTCAACATTTTGTATTATGTTTCATGTGTTCCAGTTATGTGTATATTTTTAATGGTCACCATTACTGATGTGTTTTTCACCATCTACTATCatcattagcgctgcatttcacttccatttctgttttaaatattggtcatattttatgtagctgcttttttcatTGGGTTAGCGCcgtgttatttacatttttgttgtaactttactgttgtcttatttttttaattcaaaaaagtgttttttttccaaaaaaagtgcacttgtaagaccgctgcgcaaatacggtgtgacaaaaattattgcaacgaccgccattttattctctagggtgttaaaaaaaatatataatgtttggggtttctaagtaattttctagcaaaaaaaaactgtttttaacttgtaaacaccaaatctcagaaagaggcttggtccttaagtggttaagtcatATGGCTAAGCATCCCTATTAATGTTTAAAGCACAGAAAGTCTTTAACTCTGAAAAGAAACCATGTGAAACACCAGAGAAGTCATACAAGTAAACATCActattcatgtttagagtgcgggaaatctttctctAAGAAAGAGAACCTGCAAGTAGATGATCAAATCACATGGGTAAGCATCCCAATTCATGTTCAGAGGACAGGAAAtctttaatttaaaaaaggaggccttGACCACCAGAGATTTCATCCGGGTCAGCATTCTTATTCATGTGACAAAAGAAGGTGAGTTGCGctgaaaaatacaaaacataaaatgttcatgtgcataagggtgaaaaaaaaagaatttctatgAAAAGCACAAGAGGCTATAATCACAAAGTCAAATGGCTGTGGAACAAACGGAAGAAACTCCTCATAAAGTGTTAAGAAAAGTGAACTTGAAAGGGGAATCCTCCACTTTAAGAGAGCCACCGACACACAGGTTAAGATGTACTCTTATCGCAAAACAGGGACCTTCTAATTACTGAAGGTCACATAAGCCTTAGTACATCCACCATTAACGAGATCCAAGGAGAACAGCGGTGATGGTGTGCCTCTCATGTACAGTTCCTTCTGATTtagactctggtcatttcagaaaaACCAGCAGTGAACCAAATGAAAACCAaaaggagctccaatagtgtaaaacctaacAGGAGTTTTTATTGGGCTAAAAAATTGCACTTGCACATTCTCATAGAAGTACAGGCAAGATAAAAACGGCAACAATCTGCAGCAGATACAGGAACGCGATGATAGTTACTTGATGTGTTCTTctgcccgaccggtttcgtcaccAATGGACTTTTTTTGGGCCATAGGAAACACTTCCTGTCATTACTATTTAAGCAAGTAGATCCAGCCAAGCCTCGCTTTCACTAAAGTAAGCATGCGGCTCAAAACACAAATCCAAGCCTCCATCTGGGTCCAACACTAAACTCAAGCCTCACTTGCAATAGCAGGACCCAATGTATAATGTATCGCTATGCACACCAGACATGATGTCTGTGTGGCTCATGTGTCCCCATACCTAGAATAAACTACAACTAAAGGAATAGAATGGGGTGTGAGCTCAAACTTAGTGAAGCTAAACGCGGCTGTAAACTTGTCACATTATTAACACTAAAAAGCGGGACTAAACACGTGGTTTAAAATTAACCAAAAGACAAAATATAGATGACTAAATCTAAACAAAAAATTTAGGATTTATTAATAAAGCAGTTGACATCCCAATCTACGTTGAGGCCATGAGGAGTATAACTTTTGAGAATATATATCCACCTGGTCTCCATTCTGGATAATACACTTACTTTCTTACTTTAagactacccctccagtggggaacAAAATCATCTATACCCACAAACAGGGTCCCACACGGGTCTCTATTGTGTACAAGATCATAGTGCCAAGAGACACTGTGAATCTTGTATCCTTTTTTTAATGTTAGCAATATGCTCattaagccttatgccctgtacacacggtcggactttacgacggaatatgtgcaatcggagcttgttgtcggaaattccgactgtgtgtgggctctatcggactttttcagaatttccgacacacaaagtttgagagcaggctataaaattttgcgacaacaaaatccgatcctttaaattctgatcgtgtgtagacaaatccgacagacaaagtgccacgcatgctcagaataaattaagagacgaaagctattggctactgccccgtttatagtcccgacgtacgtgttttacgtcaccgcgttccgaacgatcagattttccgacaactttgtgtgaccgtgtgtatgcaagacaagtttgagccaacatctgtcggaaaaaatccatggattttgttgtcggaatgtccaatcaatgtccgaccgtgtgtacagggcataatactaaaCTCCCAGGTAGTCTGGCCCACCTATTGAAGCCCACAAGGGCACTGAAAAAGCTATACCACATGGGCTGTGCGACATGTAATAAAAGGTTTGATTGTATATATATCCTAGAGGTAACATTAGAAGAGAAATCAAGAACTTTCCTTGATTTTAAGCTGTTTAAATGACAGACCTGGCATCTCCCACACTTATGGTATCCAATTAAGTTATGGACGAAGGAAGATCTGGAGGGGGGATCAAGGACACTTTGCACTATTCTATCCTTCACAGAGGACACACCCCTGTATATAACATGTGGTTTAGACGGAAGTAGAGTTGTAAGCACACTGTCGTTAAATCAAATGTGCCAGTGTTTCTGTATTACACGCTTGATAGCATAATGTTGTGAGGAATAAGATGTCAGAAAAGACATGCCAAAGTTGGCTGTATTGATTTTGCCCCATCGCGACACCTCTGTTCTGTAAAAAGTAATTTCccctgaaccaaaaatagttatgcgtTGCCGCAAATTTGAGAGGATCTATTACAAAATCTTTCTGAATAGGTAGCCAACCAGACTCAGAATTATGATAGTGTGATACTGCCGAGATGTCATGAGGAATAATGGTGTACAGGGACGTGACATCTGCTGTTACCACAGAGAAATAAAACTTAGTTGAACACATAAGACTTCACATGTGTAAGCACCCTGTTTTCAtgtgctgagtgtgggaaatgtttcaaccAGGAAGAAATCCTTGTTATACAGCAGAGAAAACACACCACACAGCGTTCTCCATGCATTCACACTGTAGAAAATGTTTTACAGATAAAAGATGCCTATTTAGACTTCAAAGGGAAAGCATCTGTTGATTCCTTTGACAAATGTATGATAGTTTTACTGGTGGAACTGTTTAGTCCATAGAAAAAATTTATAAGCGGAGTCTTCTCTGAGCTtcataatataaaaataactagctgttggagaatgtagtctagatggtggaggagagctgtcggagaatgtagtgtggatggtgggaggagagctgtcagagaatgtagtgtggatggtggaggagagctgtcggagaatgtagtgtggatggtgggaggagatctgtcggagaatgtagtgtggatggtggggggagagctgtcggagaatgtagtgtggatggtggaggagagctgtcagagaatgtagtctagatggtgggggagagctgtcggagaatgtagtgtggatggtggggggggaactgtcagagaatgtagtgtggatggtggggggagagctgtcagagaatgtagtgttgatggtggaggagagctgtcggagaatgtagtgtggatgatggaggagagctgttggagaatgtagtgtggatggtggaggagagctgtcggagaatgtagtgtggatggtggaggagagctgtcggagaatgtagcaaggatggtggggggagagctgtcagagaatgtagtgtggatggtggaggagatctgttggagaatgtagtgtggatgatgggGGGAGAGCTATCGGAGAATGTAGTCTAGATGGtaggggagagctgtcggagaatgtagtgtggatggtgggaggagagctgtcagagaatgtagtgtggatggtgggggagagCTATCGGAGAATGTAGTCTAGATAGtaggggagagctgtcggagaatgtagtgtggatggtggaggagagctgtcggagaatgtagtgtgggcggtggaggagagctgtcggagaatgtagtgtggatggtggaggagagctgtcggagaaggtagtgtggatggtggaggagagctgtcggagaatgtagtgtggatggtggggggagagctgtcggagaatgtagggAGGATGGTGaggggagagctgtcagagaatgtagtgtggatggtggaggagatctgttggagaatgtagtgtggatggtggggggagagctatCGGAGAATGTAGTCTAGATGGtaggggagagctgtcggagaatgtagtgtggatggtggaggagagctgtcggagaatgtagtgtggatggtggaggagagctgtcggagaatgtagtgtggatggtggaggagagctgtcggagaatgtagtgtggatggtgggaggagctgtcggagaatgtagtgtggatggtggaggagagctgtcggagaatgtagtgttgatagtggggggagagctgtcggagaatgtagggAGGATGGTGaggggagagctgtcagagaaaTAAAACTTAGTTGAACACATAAGACTTCACATGTGTAAGCACCCTGTTTTCAtgtgctgagtgtgggaaatgtttcaaccAGGAAGAAATCCTTGTTATACAGCAGAGAAAACACACCACACAGCGTTCTCCATGCATTCACACTGTAGAAAATGTTTTACAGATAAAAGATGCCTATTTAGACTTCAAAGGGAAAGCATCTGTTGATTCCTTTGACAAATGTATGATAGTTTTACTGGTGGAACTGTTTAGTCCATAGAAAAAATTTATAAGCGGAGTCTTCTCTGAGCTtcataatataaaaataactagctgttggagaatgtagtctagatggtggaggagagctgtcggagaatgtagtgtggatggtgggaggagagctgtcagagaatgtagtgtggatggtggaggagagctgtcggagaatgtagtgtggatggtgggaggagatctgtcggagaatgtagtgtggatggtggggggagagctgtcggagaatgtagtgtggatggtggaggagagctgtcagagaatgtagtctagatggtgggggagagctgtcggagaatgtagtgtggatggtggggggggaactgtcagagaatgtagtgtggatggtggggggagagctgtcagagaatgtagtgttgatggtggaggagagctgtcggagaatgtagtgtggatgatggaggagagctgttggagaatgtagtgtggatggtggaggagagctgtcggagaatgtagtgtggatggtggaggagagctgtcggagaatgtagcaaggatggtggggggagagctgtcagagaatgtagtgtggatggtggaggagatctgttggagaatgtagtgtggatgatgggGGGAGAGCTATCGGAGAATGTAGTCTAGATGGtaggggagagctgtcggagaatgtagtgtggatggtgggaggagagctgtcagagaatgtagtgtggatggtgggggagagCTATCGGAGAATGTAGTCTAGATAGtaggggagagctgtcggagaatgtagtgtggatggtgggaggagagctgtcagagaatgtagtgtggatggtggaggagagctgtcggagaatgtagtgtggatggtggaggagagctgtcggagaatgtagtgtggatggtggaggagagctgtcggagaatgtagcaaggatggtggggggagagctgtcagagaatgtagtgtggatggtaggggagagctgtcggagaatgtagtgtagatggtggaggagagctgtcggagaatgtagtgtggatggtggaggagagctgtcggagaatgtagtgtggatggtggaggagagctgtcggagaatgtagcaaggatggtggggggagagctgtcagagaatgtagtgtggatggtggaggagatctgttggagaatgtagtgtggatggtggggggagagctatCGGAGAATGTAGTCTAGATGGtaggggagagctgtcggagaatgtagtgtggatggtgggaggagagctgtcagagaatgtagtgtggatggtgggggagagctgtcggagaatgtagtgtggatggtggaggagagctgtcggagaatgtagtgtggatggtggaggagagctgtcggagaatgtagtgtgggcggtggaggagagctgtcggagaatgtagtgtggatggtggaggagagctgtcggagaaggtagtgtggatggtggaggagagctgtcggagaatgtagtgtggatggtggggggagagctgtcggagaatgtagggAGGATGGTGaggggagagctgtcagagaatgtagtgtggatggtggaggagatctgttggagaatgtagtgtggatggtggggggagagctatCGGAGAATGTAGTCTAGATGGtaggggagagctgtcggagaatgtagtgtggatggtggaggagagctgtc
It contains:
- the LOC141105120 gene encoding uncharacterized protein isoform X1, with product MITSMRMEKDLSHMTERILDLTLEVIYLVTGEKYAAVKITCIEGLLQGMYPAMSERWGRSQNSIAVPPPHSPILERNNMQKIQEITNKIIDLLTGEVPIRCQDVTEIIIKENKYLEVQKDLYKDIMMENQPPLTSLDGSSNGNPPERCPRPLYSRDSTQEEHEIPHHHQGEERINIKVEVKEEEVEMYVGDDQPSTEEVGMIMKSVQDGNSPHIDTNGCDVRNSSERHLLLSADCKSEDNVITQDPPGGNPNTQNIHHRPSCPETSMDPSDQGESSHQSHTRIVNIHVRSHTADRSTDPSNPEESSSPHEGDHRGDNLVSCSECGKCFTQKGALTRHQRIHTGERPYSCSECGISFTLKGNLVKHQRIHTNERPYSCSECGKSLTRKGNLIKHQRIHTGERPYSCSECGISFTLKENLVKHQRIHTNERPYSCSECGKSFTQKVALVEHQTGHTGQRPYSCSECWKSFTRKEKLLQHQRVHTGERPYSCVECGISFTLKGNLVKHQRIHTNERPYSCSECGKSFNQKVALVRHQRIHIGERPYSSS
- the LOC141105120 gene encoding uncharacterized protein isoform X2, encoding MYPAMSERWGRSQNSIAVPPPHSPILERNNMQKIQEITNKIIDLLTGEVPIRCQDVTEIIIKENKYLEVQKDLYKDIMMENQPPLTSLDGSSNGNPPERCPRPLYSRDSTQEEHEIPHHHQGEERINIKVEVKEEEVEMYVGDDQPSTEEVGMIMKSVQDGNSPHIDTNGCDVRNSSERHLLLSADCKSEDNVITQDPPGGNPNTQNIHHRPSCPETSMDPSDQGESSHQSHTRIVNIHVRSHTADRSTDPSNPEESSSPHEGDHRGDNLVSCSECGKCFTQKGALTRHQRIHTGERPYSCSECGISFTLKGNLVKHQRIHTNERPYSCSECGKSLTRKGNLIKHQRIHTGERPYSCSECGISFTLKENLVKHQRIHTNERPYSCSECGKSFTQKVALVEHQTGHTGQRPYSCSECWKSFTRKEKLLQHQRVHTGERPYSCVECGISFTLKGNLVKHQRIHTNERPYSCSECGKSFNQKVALVRHQRIHIGERPYSSS